In Luteitalea sp. TBR-22, one genomic interval encodes:
- a CDS encoding helicase HerA domain-containing protein: MQDFETLGAFYLGRPYDLATRTATPAPLMYDSRDLLTHAVCIGMTGSGKTGLCIGLLEEALIDGIPAIVIDPKGDLANLALTFPSLSGEAFAPWVNEDEAQRAGQDVPTFAAAQAERWRKGLEGWGQDGARIQRLKDAAGVTIYTPGSSAGVPVSILKSFAVPPAAVLEDRDLLRERLQTTVASLLGLAGIDADPLQSREHILLAKILETAWLAGTDLDLVGIIQQIQSPPFTRIGALELDAFYPAKERFGLAMALNNLLAAPGFDQWLTGAPLDVASFLRTEDGRPRAAIFSIAHLSDAERMFFVSLLLNELLGWVRMQSGTTSLRALLYMDEIFGYMPPVANPPSKEPLMLLLKQARAFGLGVVLATQNPVDLDYKGLSNTGTWFIGRLQTERDKARVLEGLAGAAGGERFDRAAMSETLSGLGARVFLMHNVHETSGPLTFETRWTLSYLRGPLTRTHIKALRDGSRPAAIASEATGAGPAASATGQPLTGAAAAPSTVTAQEGGAAPVSAPPVLPPGVTALFVPARGVAPGAPLAYVPAVYVAGAVRVADTKRRIAETIPVQLLVPLQAGATPLALDRAEDTDVTPEDLESSPRGPATYADLPAGATTPKNLDAWKRAVATWLYDTRTLTLLEHRESGLHSTPGETEADFHARLSEALRVARDAKVDALRARYAARLQAQEERIRRAEQALGKQQQEVSASTGSALLTAATGVFGALFGRKALSATNAGRIGSAARGASKVMKEKQDVARAEENLAAEHQKLADLRAAVESEAQEIAATDAGTVTPLVLRPKKTDVTLTTVSLTWVAR; this comes from the coding sequence ATGCAGGACTTCGAAACGCTCGGCGCGTTCTACCTCGGCCGTCCCTACGATCTCGCGACCAGGACGGCGACGCCGGCGCCGCTGATGTACGACTCGCGCGACCTGCTCACGCACGCGGTCTGCATCGGCATGACCGGCAGCGGCAAGACGGGCCTGTGCATCGGCCTGCTCGAGGAGGCGCTGATCGACGGCATTCCCGCCATCGTGATCGACCCCAAGGGCGACCTGGCCAACCTCGCGCTGACGTTCCCGTCCCTGTCGGGCGAGGCGTTCGCGCCGTGGGTCAACGAGGACGAGGCGCAGCGCGCCGGCCAGGACGTGCCGACGTTCGCCGCGGCGCAGGCCGAGCGCTGGCGGAAGGGGCTCGAAGGCTGGGGCCAGGACGGCGCGCGCATCCAGCGCCTGAAGGACGCCGCGGGCGTGACGATCTACACGCCGGGGAGTTCGGCGGGCGTGCCCGTGTCGATCCTGAAGTCCTTCGCGGTGCCGCCGGCGGCCGTGCTCGAGGATCGCGATCTGCTGCGCGAGCGGTTGCAGACGACGGTGGCGAGCCTGCTGGGGCTGGCAGGCATCGATGCCGACCCCTTGCAGTCGCGCGAGCACATCCTGCTGGCGAAGATCCTCGAGACGGCGTGGCTGGCCGGCACGGACCTCGACCTGGTCGGCATCATCCAGCAGATCCAGTCGCCGCCCTTCACGCGCATCGGCGCGCTGGAACTCGACGCCTTCTACCCGGCCAAGGAGCGCTTCGGCCTGGCGATGGCGCTCAACAACCTGCTCGCGGCCCCCGGCTTCGATCAGTGGCTCACCGGCGCGCCCCTCGACGTCGCGTCGTTCCTGCGCACCGAGGACGGACGTCCGCGCGCGGCCATCTTCTCGATCGCCCACCTGAGCGATGCCGAGCGGATGTTCTTCGTCTCGCTGCTGCTCAACGAGCTGCTCGGGTGGGTGCGCATGCAGTCGGGCACCACGAGCCTGCGCGCGCTGCTCTACATGGACGAGATCTTCGGGTACATGCCGCCGGTGGCCAACCCGCCGTCCAAGGAGCCGCTGATGCTGCTCCTCAAGCAGGCGCGGGCCTTCGGCCTCGGCGTGGTGCTGGCCACGCAGAACCCGGTCGACCTCGACTACAAGGGCCTCTCCAACACCGGCACGTGGTTCATCGGGCGCCTGCAGACCGAGCGCGACAAGGCGCGCGTGCTCGAGGGCCTGGCCGGTGCCGCCGGTGGCGAGCGGTTCGACCGCGCCGCGATGAGCGAGACGCTCTCGGGCCTCGGCGCGCGCGTGTTCCTGATGCACAACGTGCACGAGACGTCGGGCCCTCTCACCTTCGAGACGCGCTGGACGCTCTCGTACCTGCGCGGGCCGTTGACGCGGACGCACATCAAGGCGCTGCGCGACGGCAGTCGGCCGGCGGCGATCGCCAGCGAGGCGACGGGCGCCGGCCCGGCAGCATCAGCGACCGGGCAGCCCCTGACGGGAGCTGCCGCCGCGCCCTCGACGGTGACAGCGCAGGAGGGAGGCGCGGCGCCGGTGTCGGCGCCACCGGTGCTGCCCCCTGGCGTGACGGCCCTGTTCGTGCCGGCGCGTGGCGTGGCGCCGGGCGCACCGCTCGCCTACGTGCCGGCGGTGTACGTGGCCGGCGCCGTCCGCGTCGCCGACACGAAGCGGCGCATCGCCGAGACCATCCCTGTGCAGTTGCTCGTGCCGCTGCAGGCCGGGGCGACTCCGCTCGCCCTCGACCGCGCCGAGGACACCGACGTGACGCCCGAGGACCTCGAGTCCTCCCCGCGCGGGCCGGCCACCTACGCCGACCTCCCCGCGGGCGCGACCACGCCGAAGAACCTCGACGCGTGGAAGCGCGCCGTCGCCACATGGCTGTACGACACGCGCACGCTGACCCTGCTCGAGCACCGGGAGAGCGGACTGCACTCCACGCCGGGCGAGACCGAGGCGGACTTTCACGCGCGCCTGTCCGAGGCGCTGCGCGTGGCGCGTGACGCGAAGGTGGATGCCCTGCGCGCCCGGTACGCCGCGCGCCTGCAGGCGCAGGAGGAGCGGATCCGCCGGGCCGAGCAGGCGCTGGGCAAGCAGCAGCAGGAGGTCTCGGCCTCCACGGGCTCGGCGCTGCTCACAGCCGCCACCGGTGTGTTCGGCGCGCTCTTCGGCCGCAAGGCGCTCAGCGCCACCAACGCGGGGCGGATCGGCAGCGCCGCACGGGGGGCCAGCAAGGTGATGAAGGAGAAGCAGGACGTGGCGCGCGCCGAGGAGAACCTCGCGGCCGAGCACCAGAAGCTCGCGGACCTGCGCGCCGCCGTGGAATCGGAGGCGCAGGAGATCGCGGCCACCGACGCCGGCACGGTGACGCCCCTGGTGCTGCGCCCGAAGAAGACCGACGTGACGCTCACCACCGTGTCGCTGACGTGGGTGGCACGGTAG
- a CDS encoding class I SAM-dependent methyltransferase, with product MLTRRQVLALAVATAVPGSAAWGAAAAPAALRWTDLSPALQRRLRALGVADFDAWATAERADTVRRVEDGLGEHRVAVALQSRLWTSDAPIEPALSAREFIEHRRVPQDAARRLSSFAEALAGTDGRLDMLRALRPRGLDRAALRGRLLDDYARTMRFLYAKEFEARNADEVARLYQDRGLSTDTGVDGGYAVSEALGTLPIDRPVGRLLIVGPGLDLGPRTSLHDDTLGQTTQPFAVVDALRALGRAAPAVLVDTLDVNPVVGEVIGTLARANADASLVLRSSLSTRRHRLLPSYLDYLQTWGRALGAPASALTPDADGRPTRHVRVPAGAWQRLTPHAGHVALDVAPGPYDLIVATNVLTYLGEAALVAACGALARALRPGGFLVHNEPRPAMEAAAVDAGMPVVQARSVAFTAPDASGRVEHDLAGVHRLLS from the coding sequence GTGCTGACACGCCGCCAGGTGCTGGCGCTCGCCGTGGCCACCGCCGTTCCCGGGTCGGCGGCATGGGGCGCCGCTGCCGCACCGGCCGCCTTGCGCTGGACCGATCTGTCCCCCGCCCTGCAACGACGCTTGCGGGCCCTCGGCGTCGCCGACTTCGATGCCTGGGCGACAGCCGAGCGCGCCGACACCGTCCGGCGCGTCGAGGACGGACTCGGCGAGCACCGCGTCGCCGTGGCGCTGCAGTCGCGCCTCTGGACATCGGACGCCCCGATCGAGCCGGCGCTGAGCGCGCGCGAGTTCATCGAGCACCGCCGCGTGCCGCAGGACGCGGCGCGCCGGCTGTCGTCGTTTGCCGAGGCCCTGGCGGGCACCGATGGGCGACTCGACATGCTGCGGGCCTTGCGTCCCCGGGGGCTCGACCGCGCCGCGCTGCGGGGCCGCCTGCTCGACGACTACGCGCGCACCATGCGGTTCCTCTACGCCAAGGAATTCGAGGCACGCAACGCCGACGAGGTGGCGCGCCTGTACCAGGATCGGGGCCTGAGCACCGACACCGGCGTCGACGGCGGCTACGCCGTGTCCGAGGCGCTCGGGACGCTGCCGATCGACCGCCCCGTCGGCCGACTCCTCATCGTCGGCCCCGGCCTCGACCTCGGTCCGCGCACCAGCCTGCACGACGACACCCTGGGCCAGACGACGCAGCCCTTCGCGGTGGTCGACGCCCTGCGCGCGCTCGGCAGGGCGGCGCCCGCGGTCCTGGTCGACACCCTCGACGTCAACCCGGTCGTCGGCGAGGTGATCGGCACGCTGGCACGCGCCAACGCCGACGCCTCACTGGTGCTGCGTTCGTCGCTGTCGACGCGACGGCACCGGCTGCTGCCCTCGTACCTGGACTACCTGCAGACCTGGGGCCGCGCGCTCGGCGCGCCAGCATCGGCGCTGACGCCCGACGCCGATGGCCGCCCGACGCGACACGTGCGCGTGCCGGCCGGCGCGTGGCAACGCCTGACACCCCACGCCGGGCACGTCGCGCTCGACGTCGCGCCCGGCCCCTACGACCTCATCGTCGCCACCAACGTGCTGACCTACCTCGGCGAGGCCGCTCTCGTCGCGGCGTGCGGCGCGCTGGCGCGCGCGCTGCGTCCGGGCGGGTTCCTCGTGCACAACGAGCCCCGACCGGCGATGGAAGCGGCCGCCGTCGATGCCGGGATGCCGGTGGTGCAGGCGCGCAGCGTGGCCTTCACCGCGCCCGACGCGTCAGGTCGCGTCGAGCACGACCTGGCAGGCGTTCACCGGTTGTTGTCCTGA
- a CDS encoding protein kinase encodes MRTDRGLTDLAATLADGAAVDWAALEAELGTDAERAIFRQLRVIADIAELHRSLPDEGPDELSLAATPPAPNEPELHPPPPPDRVVDPDEPDLGMWGPYRLLRSLGPGTLGRVVRATDHLHRDVVIRFLPDQSPPEVAVAFLATGQALAKVRHPNAVEVYGAEQHGDQTGLVMEYVDGRSLDQVVVSQGTFSAREAALVGWELCRAVAALHREGLAHGLLSPDNIVREAGGRLVLMDVWPRGVPLEALDLQPATLPFLAPEVAAGAPPSQRSDIYSLGVVLYYLVSGAYPVRAVSLADLAARYERAERIPLADLRPDLPDDFIRIVERACDPDADRRYSSIAAVKEALSRTLGWDTWTRKQPVLPPPGQAPVVETSPPPATPLPPPPAPVVPWGLIAIAAGAVVVGGIVAWSMLPRDLAWRGHSTSLATSGTRAGGDGRTVAPRDDVRLAIGSAAGADPSLTPLVIAQLAQDLSSSPPFRVIAPVAVEAMLGQPVAAIMHAVDADVYVEVAASRQDAGFEAQLNIVRAGGPTRAVRQSMTANTPVREFTASLTQLVVAELAAPEGERPSLRTALPLDNPEAMQAYTLGTSRLGRGGRKEVEEAAESFRRATEVAPDFVLAYAKWAEALLSLYRHNALRADEALPLAQNVISKALSLDDRSAEAYAALGDLYAERHNAEQAERHFTRSLALNPSGEYARIRYAMLLAGRGRVDEAVEQVSQAQKLNQRSSLLRGYLGATLHYAKRFDEAARTYETLLRLDSQYSAAYIGLCKAYTELRRTADALQACQAVGAQHAAEDPFVLSQLVKIHHDAGKSREAQQALARLRAMYDTRPTGDGAFWIALAYVSLGDATRALEWLDRAIDANSSRLAYARVDSRLDPLRRDPRFLARMARIDGHASSVVGAQVAQDNNR; translated from the coding sequence ATGCGCACAGACCGCGGGCTCACGGACCTGGCCGCCACGCTCGCAGACGGCGCGGCGGTGGACTGGGCCGCCCTGGAAGCCGAGCTCGGCACCGACGCCGAGCGCGCGATCTTCCGGCAGCTGCGCGTCATCGCTGACATCGCCGAGCTGCATCGCAGCCTGCCCGACGAAGGGCCGGACGAGCTGTCGCTCGCGGCAACACCGCCCGCGCCGAACGAGCCCGAGCTCCACCCACCTCCACCCCCCGATCGCGTCGTCGATCCCGACGAGCCGGATCTCGGCATGTGGGGGCCCTATCGACTGCTCCGATCGCTCGGCCCGGGGACGCTGGGCCGCGTGGTCCGCGCCACCGACCACCTCCATCGCGACGTGGTCATCCGCTTCCTTCCCGACCAGTCTCCACCGGAGGTCGCCGTCGCCTTCCTGGCGACGGGCCAGGCGCTCGCCAAGGTGCGGCATCCCAACGCCGTCGAGGTGTACGGCGCCGAGCAGCACGGCGATCAGACCGGCCTGGTGATGGAGTACGTCGACGGCCGCAGCCTCGACCAGGTCGTGGTGTCGCAGGGCACCTTCAGCGCCCGGGAAGCCGCGTTGGTGGGCTGGGAACTCTGCCGCGCCGTCGCGGCGCTGCACCGCGAGGGCCTCGCGCACGGGCTGCTGTCGCCCGACAACATCGTGCGCGAAGCCGGTGGGCGGCTCGTCCTGATGGACGTGTGGCCGCGGGGAGTGCCGCTCGAAGCCCTGGACCTGCAGCCCGCGACGCTGCCGTTCCTCGCCCCCGAGGTGGCGGCCGGGGCCCCGCCTTCGCAACGCAGCGACATCTACAGCCTCGGCGTCGTCCTCTATTACCTCGTGTCGGGTGCGTACCCGGTGCGGGCGGTCTCGCTGGCCGACCTCGCCGCCCGGTACGAGCGGGCCGAACGTATCCCGCTGGCCGACCTGCGCCCCGACCTGCCCGACGACTTCATCCGGATCGTCGAGCGCGCCTGCGATCCCGACGCCGACCGGCGGTACAGCAGCATCGCCGCGGTCAAGGAAGCGCTGTCGCGCACGCTGGGGTGGGATACCTGGACCCGCAAGCAGCCGGTGCTGCCGCCACCCGGACAGGCTCCGGTGGTCGAGACGAGTCCTCCGCCGGCCACGCCGCTCCCGCCGCCGCCCGCGCCGGTGGTGCCGTGGGGCCTCATCGCCATCGCGGCGGGTGCCGTGGTGGTCGGGGGCATCGTCGCCTGGTCGATGCTGCCGCGCGACCTCGCGTGGCGCGGCCACTCGACGTCGCTGGCCACCTCGGGAACGCGCGCCGGCGGTGACGGGCGCACCGTTGCGCCTCGCGACGACGTGCGCCTGGCGATCGGCAGCGCCGCGGGCGCCGATCCGTCGCTCACGCCGCTGGTGATCGCGCAACTGGCGCAGGATCTGAGCTCGTCGCCGCCGTTCCGGGTGATCGCGCCGGTGGCCGTGGAGGCGATGCTGGGCCAGCCGGTCGCCGCGATCATGCACGCCGTCGATGCCGACGTGTACGTCGAGGTGGCCGCTTCCCGGCAGGATGCCGGGTTCGAGGCGCAGCTCAACATCGTGAGGGCCGGTGGCCCGACCCGCGCGGTGCGGCAGTCGATGACCGCCAACACGCCGGTCCGCGAGTTCACGGCGTCGCTGACCCAACTGGTCGTCGCCGAGCTCGCCGCGCCCGAGGGCGAGCGCCCGTCGCTGCGCACCGCGCTGCCCCTGGACAACCCCGAGGCGATGCAGGCCTACACGCTCGGCACGAGCCGGCTCGGCCGCGGCGGCCGCAAGGAGGTGGAGGAGGCGGCCGAATCGTTCCGGCGGGCCACCGAGGTGGCGCCCGATTTCGTGCTCGCCTACGCCAAGTGGGCCGAGGCGCTGCTCTCGCTCTATCGGCACAACGCCCTGCGCGCCGACGAGGCGCTGCCGCTGGCGCAGAACGTCATCTCGAAGGCCCTGAGCCTCGACGACCGCAGCGCGGAGGCGTACGCGGCGCTCGGCGACCTGTACGCGGAGCGCCACAACGCCGAGCAGGCCGAGCGCCACTTCACGCGGTCGCTGGCGCTCAACCCCAGCGGCGAGTACGCGCGCATCAGGTACGCGATGCTGCTGGCCGGGCGCGGGCGCGTCGACGAGGCCGTCGAGCAGGTGTCGCAGGCGCAGAAGCTGAACCAGCGATCCTCGCTGTTGCGCGGCTACCTCGGTGCGACGTTGCACTACGCCAAGCGCTTCGACGAGGCGGCGCGCACCTACGAGACGCTGCTGCGCCTCGACTCGCAGTACTCGGCGGCCTACATCGGGTTGTGCAAGGCCTACACGGAACTGCGGCGCACCGCCGACGCGCTGCAGGCCTGCCAGGCGGTCGGCGCGCAGCACGCCGCCGAGGATCCGTTCGTCCTCTCGCAACTGGTGAAGATCCACCACGACGCCGGCAAGTCGCGCGAGGCGCAGCAGGCGCTGGCGCGGCTGCGGGCCATGTACGACACGCGCCCGACCGGCGACGGCGCCTTCTGGATCGCCCTGGCGTACGTCAGCCTCGGCGACGCCACGCGGGCCCTCGAGTGGCTCGACCGGGCCATCGACGCCAATTCGTCGCGCCTGGCTTACGCACGCGTCGACTCGCGCCTCGATCCCCTGCGGCGCGACCCGCGCTTCCTCGCGCGGATGGCCCGCATCGACGGGCACGCCTCGTCGGTCGTCGGCGCCCAGGTCGCTCAGGACAACAACCGGTGA